In a single window of the Pseudomonas sp. B21-015 genome:
- a CDS encoding tetratricopeptide repeat protein: protein MKVLFVFILFSVFGAVQAATQCEVDLNVDGICDQYSVSSSDEDETFSNITIGIGGSDKKIKGSFELGDGGLSSGYMPGDFSLLIDYYPRNTLMTKYDFRWDLNLNDFVLYKVSGWEEPDRDEKYSIGGESVPSEDRFPRVFDVRRIECCVKFSQFVGNGPVVKNMSEDNKVAEIKKDFKYVMKKLPEGEKGALFFRPGTGGERISIPKDLVYEMTLIVEDDNVGAINDYAYYLYRNKETALAAMLLKKIHQKYPERVVATLNLADAYWGLGMKGDACPLYKNYVNKMNALGKSSRIPASVKNKDYCISR from the coding sequence ATGAAGGTTTTGTTTGTTTTTATTCTTTTTTCCGTGTTTGGCGCCGTGCAGGCAGCCACCCAGTGTGAAGTCGATCTGAATGTCGATGGGATATGTGATCAATATTCTGTGTCTTCTTCCGATGAAGACGAGACTTTTTCAAATATTACGATCGGCATTGGTGGTAGTGATAAAAAAATAAAAGGTAGTTTTGAGCTCGGCGATGGTGGGCTTTCTAGTGGGTATATGCCAGGTGATTTTTCACTGCTGATTGACTATTACCCTCGCAATACCCTAATGACGAAATACGATTTCAGATGGGATCTGAATCTTAATGATTTTGTGCTATACAAAGTGTCGGGTTGGGAGGAGCCGGATCGGGATGAAAAATATTCTATTGGCGGCGAGAGTGTGCCAAGCGAGGATAGATTTCCTCGTGTATTTGATGTTCGTCGCATTGAGTGTTGCGTAAAGTTTTCTCAGTTTGTTGGCAATGGGCCGGTTGTCAAAAATATGAGTGAAGATAATAAGGTTGCAGAAATTAAGAAAGACTTCAAGTATGTAATGAAGAAGTTGCCCGAAGGGGAGAAAGGGGCGCTGTTTTTTCGGCCCGGTACAGGTGGGGAGAGAATAAGTATTCCGAAAGATTTGGTATATGAAATGACATTAATCGTTGAAGATGACAATGTTGGAGCGATCAATGATTATGCTTATTATCTATACCGTAATAAAGAGACCGCTTTGGCAGCAATGCTTTTGAAGAAAATTCACCAAAAGTACCCTGAAAGAGTGGTTGCTACACTGAATCTGGCAGATGCTTATTGGGGTTTAGGTATGAAGGGCGATGCTTGTCCGCTTTACAAAAATTATGTCAATAAGATGAATGCGCTTGGTAAATCTTCACGTATACCTGCATCGGTAAAAAATAAGGATTATTGCATATCGCGCTAA
- a CDS encoding T6SS immunity protein Tli4 family protein produces MRPIKPIYILFSCCFLLTQTAQAENANITTRTNTECLGRSLFDINQDTTWHLLNDQWDYTDRLDFATYSPDIRLEDKELNYGSDPTNDAYSLVTIDVSPKTTFETFKKLVNRHSPSVVEAKERVIKNKIEEISVAMTGDLSRSDPDQYKSLEDEIDELREKLDKLGRATIERVWLPPLIAQFKEQKKPTEKLELELEAYQKEFDSYPTDELYAEQSSFDFGMPDAYGARHPHKLIVLLWRDERVYRFAFGQQSAYSRHGSSFEKLLPAARDLLARFRTRAEFEIPKEPGFCLPFGFIADDGKAHYSITMAWHPTDNPNLLYSLSLSDDIGKAFDLLPILTTPIMGNPFPSAGVIQTFGPSKVQIGSREGIMGGKYYKPTDPQGDETASTERFVMTAGAANKGWEPSMVLKAENYASTQVRSFEQSKEDFLNILKSFRLQPGMDSLTGK; encoded by the coding sequence ATGCGCCCTATTAAACCAATCTACATTTTATTCAGCTGCTGTTTTCTTTTAACCCAAACTGCACAAGCAGAAAACGCCAACATCACAACAAGAACCAACACAGAATGCTTAGGGCGCTCGCTATTTGACATCAATCAAGATACTACATGGCACTTACTGAACGACCAGTGGGACTATACCGACCGCCTCGATTTTGCCACCTACTCTCCGGACATAAGACTGGAGGATAAAGAACTCAATTACGGCAGCGACCCAACAAATGATGCTTACAGCCTCGTCACTATAGATGTCAGTCCAAAGACGACTTTCGAAACATTTAAAAAATTAGTCAACAGACATAGTCCAAGTGTGGTCGAGGCAAAAGAACGAGTTATAAAAAATAAAATAGAAGAAATTTCAGTGGCCATGACCGGCGACTTATCGCGCTCGGATCCTGATCAATACAAATCCTTAGAGGATGAAATAGACGAGCTTAGGGAGAAATTGGACAAATTGGGTAGAGCAACCATAGAGCGTGTTTGGTTGCCACCCTTAATCGCCCAATTTAAAGAGCAAAAAAAACCGACTGAAAAACTCGAACTTGAACTTGAAGCCTACCAAAAAGAATTCGACAGCTACCCCACAGACGAACTCTATGCCGAACAGTCCTCTTTCGACTTCGGCATGCCAGACGCCTACGGCGCTCGTCACCCCCACAAGCTCATCGTCCTGCTATGGCGTGACGAGCGCGTCTATCGTTTTGCTTTCGGCCAGCAAAGCGCCTATTCCAGACACGGAAGTTCGTTCGAAAAACTGCTTCCCGCCGCCCGTGACCTGCTTGCGCGGTTCCGCACGCGTGCAGAATTTGAAATACCCAAAGAGCCCGGTTTCTGCCTGCCCTTCGGCTTCATCGCAGATGATGGCAAAGCACACTACTCGATTACCATGGCTTGGCATCCCACCGACAACCCGAACTTGCTGTACAGCCTGAGTTTGAGCGATGACATCGGCAAGGCTTTTGATTTACTACCCATATTGACCACGCCAATCATGGGCAACCCGTTCCCAAGCGCCGGCGTCATTCAAACCTTCGGTCCTTCAAAGGTGCAGATCGGTTCGCGCGAAGGAATCATGGGGGGCAAGTATTACAAACCCACTGATCCACAAGGCGACGAAACCGCTTCCACAGAGCGCTTCGTCATGACTGCAGGCGCGGCCAATAAAGGCTGGGAGCCGAGCATGGTGTTGAAAGCCGAGAATTACGCTTCAACACAAGTCAGGTCCTTTGAACAGAGCAAGGAAGACTTCCTCAACATCCTGAAAAGCTTCCGCCTGCAACCGGGTATGGACAGCCTGACTGGCAAGTAA
- a CDS encoding T6SS immunity protein Tli4 family protein, whose translation MHPFKSIHTLIICCFLLAQVAQAETNTATQQSRTECLGRSVFDIKPEIKWHLLNDQWTYTDGTDFTTYSPDISLADKQLSYGSDPTNDAYGLVTIEVSPKTKIETFNDLVGSHRPDITVAKERVVKNKIDKLDKIMTGDLWRSDPAEYKSLQKQQSELRKTLTRIRKVSTELVVLADFISQFKRENRPYEHFEIELEAYKKEFDTYPTDELYAEQSAFDFGMPDAYGARYPDKLIVLLWRDDRIYRFAFGQQSDYSEHRSSFEKLLPAARDLLARFRTRAEFEIPKEPGFCLPFGFIADDGKAHYSITMAWHPTDNPNLLYSLSLSDDIGKAFDLLPILTTPIMGNPFPSAGVIQTFGPSKVQIGSRTGIMGGKYYKPTDPQGDETASTERFVMTAGTANKGWEPSMVLKAENYASTQVRSFEQSKEDFLNILKSFRLQPGMDSLIGK comes from the coding sequence ATGCACCCTTTTAAATCAATCCACACTCTGATCATTTGTTGCTTTCTCTTAGCTCAAGTTGCACAAGCAGAAACCAACACCGCCACACAACAATCAAGAACAGAGTGCTTGGGGCGTTCGGTATTCGACATAAAACCAGAAATAAAGTGGCACTTGCTTAATGATCAATGGACTTATACTGATGGCACCGATTTCACCACCTACTCACCGGATATAAGCTTGGCGGATAAGCAGCTTAGTTACGGCAGTGATCCAACAAATGATGCGTACGGGCTAGTTACTATAGAGGTATCACCTAAAACCAAAATAGAAACCTTTAATGACTTGGTTGGCAGCCATCGCCCGGACATAACAGTGGCAAAAGAGCGAGTAGTAAAAAACAAAATCGACAAACTCGACAAAATAATGACAGGAGACTTGTGGCGTTCGGACCCCGCAGAATATAAATCACTGCAAAAACAACAATCCGAACTACGCAAAACATTAACCAGAATCAGAAAAGTAAGCACCGAACTCGTTGTGCTGGCGGACTTTATAAGTCAATTTAAAAGAGAAAACCGTCCCTACGAACATTTTGAAATTGAACTGGAAGCCTACAAAAAAGAATTCGACACCTACCCCACAGATGAACTCTACGCCGAACAGTCCGCCTTCGACTTCGGCATGCCAGACGCCTACGGCGCTCGCTATCCCGACAAACTCATCGTGCTCTTGTGGCGTGACGACCGAATCTATCGCTTCGCATTCGGCCAACAAAGCGACTATTCCGAACACAGAAGTTCGTTCGAAAAACTGCTTCCCGCCGCCCGTGACCTGCTTGCGCGGTTCCGCACGCGTGCAGAATTTGAAATACCCAAAGAGCCCGGTTTCTGCCTGCCCTTCGGCTTCATCGCCGATGATGGCAAAGCCCACTACTCGATTACCATGGCTTGGCATCCCACCGACAACCCGAACTTGCTGTACAGCCTGAGTTTGAGCGATGACATCGGCAAAGCGTTTGATTTGCTACCGATATTGACCACGCCGATTATGGGCAACCCGTTCCCAAGCGCCGGCGTCATTCAAACTTTCGGTCCTTCGAAGGTGCAGATCGGTTCGCGCACAGGAATCATGGGCGGCAAGTATTACAAACCTACTGATCCCCAAGGCGACGAAACCGCCTCCACAGAACGCTTCGTCATGACTGCAGGCACGGCCAATAAAGGCTGGGAGCCGAGCATGGTGTTGAAAGCCGAGAATTACGCTTCAACACAAGTCAGGTCCTTTGAGCAGAGCAAGGAAGACTTCCTCAACATCCTGAAAAGCTTCCGCCTGCAACCGGGCATGGACAGCCTGATTGGCAAGTAA
- a CDS encoding XAC2610-related protein, with translation MKSKNFCAVLVFAFWSAMAFAESIQFGPEKGVAVTLVPDKTDLTVTVQAKNGSKDVISFQTEKVMHVEVGDYNFDGFQDFSVWYIDDGMGTYSIHRIFVYAPKNSSFKELKPACGDEFLNLKVNKEKKILRSMYYKGNVPTLCVTKPSRK, from the coding sequence ATGAAAAGCAAAAATTTTTGTGCGGTACTTGTTTTTGCGTTTTGGAGTGCTATGGCGTTTGCTGAGTCTATACAGTTTGGACCAGAGAAAGGAGTGGCGGTAACGCTTGTGCCTGACAAGACAGACTTAACTGTTACGGTGCAAGCAAAGAATGGTTCCAAGGATGTGATATCGTTTCAGACAGAAAAAGTTATGCATGTTGAGGTGGGAGATTATAACTTTGACGGCTTTCAGGATTTTTCAGTTTGGTATATCGATGATGGAATGGGTACGTATTCTATTCATCGAATTTTTGTTTATGCTCCGAAAAATTCGTCCTTTAAAGAGTTGAAGCCTGCTTGCGGTGACGAGTTTCTCAATCTTAAGGTGAATAAGGAAAAGAAAATTCTGCGTAGCATGTACTATAAAGGTAATGTGCCGACTTTATGCGTCACGAAACCCTCACGTAAATAG